From the Acinetobacter wanghuae genome, one window contains:
- a CDS encoding DUF421 domain-containing protein, with protein MEWSTIFIHDTTWSFAAEILLRCLVMYIMIILFLRLTGKRGVRQLSIFEVAIILSLGSIAGDPMFDEELPLLQAFLVMATIIVLYRITTLLTMKYQPFEDLLEGKSLYIVEDGKMVLEHIKRGKMSHDEFFAEMRQQGVEHLGQVRVGLLESDGKFSILFYSPEQVGYGLPLYPKAQQSIQHIEAHQHYACLHCGNVCLLTSANQDCPRCQHCQWTIAINTQRQT; from the coding sequence GTGGAGTGGTCAACCATTTTTATTCATGACACCACATGGTCATTTGCCGCAGAAATTTTGCTGCGCTGCTTGGTCATGTACATCATGATTATTTTGTTCTTGCGCCTGACAGGTAAACGCGGCGTGCGACAATTGTCGATCTTTGAAGTCGCGATTATTTTGTCTTTAGGTTCGATCGCCGGCGACCCGATGTTTGATGAAGAACTGCCGCTGTTACAAGCATTTTTGGTGATGGCAACTATTATTGTGTTGTATCGCATTACCACCTTACTCACCATGAAATACCAACCATTTGAAGATTTGTTAGAAGGCAAATCTTTATACATTGTGGAAGATGGCAAGATGGTGCTTGAACATATTAAGCGCGGCAAAATGTCGCATGACGAGTTCTTTGCCGAAATGCGCCAACAAGGAGTCGAACATTTGGGACAAGTCCGTGTGGGTCTGCTTGAAAGTGATGGCAAATTTAGTATTTTATTTTACAGCCCTGAACAGGTCGGTTATGGTCTGCCACTCTACCCCAAGGCACAGCAGTCCATTCAACACATTGAAGCGCATCAACATTATGCCTGTCTACACTGCGGCAATGTCTGTCTGCTTACAAGTGCCAACCAAGATTGCCCACGCTGCCAACATTGCCAATGGACGATAGCCATCAATACCCAACGCCAAACCTGA
- a CDS encoding phage tail tape measure protein yields MSFALKTTPPTILEVSPQHPKLNRLIDEIEQQKQLLLAWQSAKDEIRTYSLKALIPTYCELYSTLYEQMQTLWNSLSCYDLSKSDTVVVEDKIQTLARLLQGSHLLTQKQVDEVEKMHAYYVQANEYDKKKTKRKNSATIDEPDNETVQGGDELEDWNSDQYQQEREQAKLKRQQAKQAQAEKLVNQSLKTVYLKIASIIHPDREPDESKKAEKTELLQRANEAYEQEDLFFLLKLQLEVEQSKNGSNKGLSAEQVKFYQQALEAQSQSLKKQIQELIDSLLWSTKAKIAVQKSKGQLNIEQLYKQIDADVSAVKQQLKAEKQRLSFMGKESGLEMLLEHQVL; encoded by the coding sequence ATGTCTTTTGCGCTAAAAACCACGCCACCTACGATACTTGAAGTCTCACCACAGCATCCAAAGTTAAACCGTTTAATTGATGAGATCGAACAGCAAAAACAATTATTGCTTGCGTGGCAAAGTGCTAAAGATGAGATCCGCACCTATAGTCTAAAGGCACTCATACCTACATATTGTGAGCTATATAGTACCTTGTATGAACAGATGCAAACCCTTTGGAATAGCCTAAGTTGTTATGATTTAAGCAAATCAGATACGGTGGTAGTAGAAGATAAAATCCAAACCTTAGCGCGTTTACTGCAAGGTTCACATTTGTTGACTCAAAAGCAGGTCGATGAAGTGGAAAAGATGCATGCGTATTATGTGCAGGCAAACGAGTACGATAAGAAAAAAACCAAGAGGAAAAACTCAGCTACTATTGATGAGCCTGACAATGAAACCGTTCAAGGTGGTGATGAGCTTGAAGATTGGAACAGCGATCAATATCAACAAGAACGTGAGCAAGCCAAGCTCAAACGTCAGCAGGCTAAACAAGCCCAAGCCGAAAAGTTGGTGAATCAATCGCTGAAAACCGTCTATTTAAAAATTGCATCCATCATTCACCCTGACCGTGAGCCTGATGAATCTAAAAAAGCGGAAAAGACTGAACTTCTACAACGTGCCAATGAAGCCTATGAACAGGAAGATTTATTCTTTTTACTTAAACTTCAGCTTGAAGTGGAGCAAAGTAAGAATGGCTCAAATAAAGGTTTAAGTGCGGAGCAAGTGAAGTTTTACCAACAGGCTTTAGAAGCGCAAAGTCAGTCTTTGAAAAAGCAGATTCAGGAACTCATTGATTCACTTCTTTGGTCAACCAAAGCCAAAATTGCGGTGCAAAAATCAAAAGGTCAACTGAATATTGAGCAGTTATATAAGCAGATTGATGCGGATGTATCTGCGGTAAAGCAACAGTTAAAAGCGGAAAAGCAAAGGCTGAGTTTTATGGGGAAAGAGAGTGGGTTGGAGATGTTGTTGGAGCATCAAGTGCTTTAA
- a CDS encoding HNH endonuclease family protein codes for MFSVSRPNTVPQSLTGTNKDYRSEEVLLTLKKMFHGKCYLCERANISDIQVEHLDPHQGDLIKKFNWNNLFYSCSRCNSIKSHTHTNILDCSIANHDISHYLILECPLTNNRDIKVTVRENSPSTQQSVNLTLMLLDECYNNTSTGIRGISRSELIKDIQRYSFQLQKIKNELLFPTEPLAQSEIDLKIEKLKAMCSPQFAYSAFWKWAITLDEDLSELVGNVF; via the coding sequence ATGTTTTCAGTTAGTAGACCAAATACAGTCCCACAGAGTCTGACAGGTACCAACAAAGATTATAGATCCGAGGAAGTTCTGCTTACCTTAAAAAAAATGTTTCATGGGAAATGTTATCTATGTGAAAGAGCTAATATTTCAGACATTCAGGTTGAGCATCTCGATCCACACCAAGGAGACCTAATAAAAAAATTTAATTGGAATAATTTATTCTATAGTTGTAGTCGTTGTAACAGTATTAAAAGTCATACTCATACAAACATATTAGACTGTTCTATAGCTAACCATGATATATCTCACTATCTTATACTTGAGTGTCCTCTAACAAATAATAGAGATATTAAAGTAACTGTTAGAGAAAATAGTCCTTCAACCCAACAGTCTGTCAACCTTACACTAATGCTATTAGATGAATGCTATAACAATACATCAACTGGAATCAGAGGCATTAGTCGGAGCGAACTAATCAAAGATATTCAAAGATATAGTTTTCAACTACAAAAAATCAAAAATGAATTGCTATTTCCTACAGAACCGTTAGCTCAATCCGAAATTGATTTAAAAATCGAAAAATTAAAAGCTATGTGCTCACCTCAATTTGCATATTCTGCTTTTTGGAAATGGGCTATTACTTTAGATGAAGATCTATCGGAATTGGTGGGCAATGTTTTCTAA
- a CDS encoding AAA family ATPase, translating into MIEKEYFFRDNPILNQQDYIIKTIEDPNLEQYFHYYSPEFLENLVNRIFDHINKIIQKDTKFALIPIHNRKIAFNFFDSSRVPSLEGLSMKVFQSYEHLTKNPELTDPPNLLEAYLISIKKDINNILSNRSGEKGHTIWMVNEVQKWFLKVENDLKNIFENDSIELSFSKDGNEVLINLRNRNVNYSFEQLSSGFKAIFYIYSSLLMRAEREKISPEELSGVTIIDEIDVHLHISLQKKILPFLIKSFPKTQFIVSTHSPFVITSTNNDTVVYDISSGEFFDDDLSLYSHESIIKELFHINPESNDTLYISKLIVEFIEQDMHRDNLMEIKNTLERIEMDLPKLSIESQLQYIVAKNKLEKITQEGSK; encoded by the coding sequence TTGATAGAAAAAGAATATTTCTTCAGAGATAATCCGATACTTAACCAACAAGACTATATTATTAAGACAATTGAAGATCCAAATTTAGAACAATATTTTCATTATTACTCACCTGAATTTTTAGAAAATCTAGTTAATAGAATTTTTGATCATATAAATAAAATTATTCAAAAAGATACAAAGTTTGCTCTTATTCCCATTCACAATAGAAAAATAGCTTTTAACTTTTTTGACTCCTCACGTGTCCCTTCCCTTGAAGGACTAAGTATGAAAGTGTTTCAAAGTTATGAGCATTTAACTAAAAATCCAGAACTTACAGATCCACCAAATCTTTTAGAGGCTTATTTAATATCTATAAAAAAGGATATCAACAATATTCTTAGCAATCGTTCCGGAGAAAAAGGACATACCATTTGGATGGTCAATGAAGTTCAGAAATGGTTTCTTAAAGTAGAAAATGACTTAAAAAATATATTTGAAAATGATTCGATCGAACTATCTTTTTCTAAAGACGGAAATGAAGTCCTTATAAATTTAAGAAATCGAAATGTTAACTATAGTTTTGAACAACTTTCTTCTGGTTTTAAGGCAATTTTTTATATTTACTCATCTCTTCTTATGAGAGCAGAACGAGAAAAAATTAGTCCAGAAGAACTCTCAGGTGTAACTATAATTGATGAAATTGATGTCCATCTACATATTTCATTACAGAAAAAGATATTACCATTCTTAATTAAGTCTTTCCCCAAAACACAATTTATTGTTAGTACTCACTCACCTTTTGTTATTACTTCAACGAACAATGATACTGTAGTTTATGATATTTCTAGTGGTGAATTTTTTGATGATGATTTGAGTCTTTATTCACATGAATCAATTATTAAAGAACTATTTCATATTAATCCAGAAAGTAATGACACCCTTTATATTTCTAAATTGATTGTCGAATTTATCGAACAGGATATGCATAGAGATAATTTGATGGAAATCAAAAATACTCTAGAAAGAATAGAAATGGATTTGCCAAAACTTTCTATTGAGTCTCAATTACAATATATTGTTGCAAAAAATAAACTCGAAAAAATTACTCAAGAAGGGTCCAAGTAA
- a CDS encoding IS30 family transposase, which yields MNYTHLTQEERYQIFTLLREGFSQRYIAWRLNRSPSTISREINRNRARNGYFAKHASKLARRRHCSNPKRIPDEIWANVIFYLELQWSPEQIASRVSVSLHSIYRLIRQDKNKGGTLFHHLRFRNQRKRKYGSPETRGQLANRKSIHDRPIEIEQRHRFGDLEIDTIVGKNHQQSLVSIVDRKTGYLWLKKCSSRKAEEVCQTTISLLEPIKDQLKTITADNGKEFSLHECVAQELEIDWYFADPYSAWQRGTNENTNGLVRQYIRKGSDLNQYTDEYISEITARINHRPRKRLGFKSPSQVLWQQHGVALQMLI from the coding sequence ATGAACTATACTCATCTTACCCAAGAAGAAAGATATCAGATTTTTACATTGTTACGTGAAGGATTTTCTCAACGTTATATTGCTTGGAGACTGAATCGTTCACCTTCCACTATTTCTAGAGAAATCAATCGTAATCGAGCTAGAAATGGTTATTTCGCTAAGCATGCTAGTAAACTCGCTCGAAGACGCCATTGCTCTAATCCTAAAAGAATCCCTGATGAAATATGGGCAAATGTCATCTTTTATCTTGAACTTCAATGGAGTCCTGAACAGATTGCTTCCCGTGTTTCAGTCAGTCTGCATTCAATTTATCGCTTAATACGACAGGATAAAAATAAGGGCGGTACTCTCTTTCATCATCTACGTTTCAGAAATCAAAGAAAGAGGAAATACGGCTCTCCTGAAACTCGTGGTCAGCTGGCTAATCGTAAAAGCATTCATGATAGACCGATTGAGATTGAACAGCGTCATCGTTTCGGTGATCTAGAGATAGATACGATTGTGGGTAAGAATCATCAGCAATCATTGGTCTCGATTGTAGATCGTAAGACAGGTTATTTGTGGCTAAAGAAGTGTAGCTCACGTAAAGCAGAGGAAGTTTGCCAAACAACGATCAGTTTACTTGAGCCAATCAAAGATCAGCTCAAGACGATTACCGCAGATAATGGTAAGGAGTTTAGTCTGCATGAATGTGTTGCTCAAGAATTAGAAATAGACTGGTATTTCGCAGATCCTTATAGCGCTTGGCAACGAGGTACGAATGAAAATACCAACGGCTTAGTCAGACAATACATTAGAAAGGGAAGTGACTTAAATCAGTATACAGATGAATATATCTCAGAAATAACAGCCCGTATCAATCATCGTCCAAGAAAAAGACTCGGCTTTAAAAGTCCGAGTCAGGTATTATGGCAACAACATGGTGTTGCACTTCAAATGCTAATCTAA
- a CDS encoding P-loop NTPase family protein, with amino-acid sequence MNHIDTILFEKNEIPLHGRNLILTGNNGSGKTYFLNKIRNHLANDKVGLGINLEKENTNKLIELLEYTLEKFQQPLKLSENSIYLIEQIIQRKKASDLSSIYKS; translated from the coding sequence ATGAATCATATAGATACTATTTTATTCGAAAAAAATGAAATTCCTTTACACGGTAGAAACTTAATTCTGACAGGGAATAATGGTTCAGGAAAAACATACTTTTTAAACAAAATTAGAAATCATTTAGCTAATGATAAAGTTGGTTTAGGCATAAACCTTGAAAAAGAGAACACTAATAAACTTATCGAACTATTAGAATATACTTTAGAAAAATTCCAACAGCCTCTTAAACTTAGTGAAAACAGCATTTATTTAATTGAGCAAATAATCCAAAGAAAAAAAGCATCTGATCTTTCCTCTATTTATAAATCTTAG
- a CDS encoding valine--tRNA ligase: MTDSAQNIATTYDPTEIEKKWYQTWEERGYFKPSKNGESFCIMIPPPNVTGSLHMGHGFNNAIMDALTRYNRMSGKNTLWQPGTDHAGIATQMVVERQLGAEGISRHDLGREKFIEKVWEWKEQSGGNITRQIRRLGSSVDWSRERFTMDDGLSNAVKEVFVKLHEDGLIYRGKRLVNWDPKLQTALSDLEVESDKEEQGSLWHFKYFFEDKSLRTHDGKDHIVVATTRPETLLGDTAVAVALDDERYADLVGKNIILPITGRAVPIVKDEYVDKAFGTGCVKITPAHDFNDYEVGKRCELPIINIFNKNAEVLSDFEYIAKAGEQISKTIPAPSDYIGLERFEARKKLVAQAEAEGWLDQIQPYTLKPPRGDRSGVIVEPLLTDQWYVKIAPLAEPAIKAVKDGDIKFVPEQYSNMYMAWMNNIQDWCISRQLWWGHRIPAWYDAEGNVYVGRNEDEVRAKNNIPADVQLDQDEDVLDTWFSSGLWTFSTLGWTGDAKKDAENYFLNTFHPTDVLVTGFDIIFFWVARMIMMTMHFMKNEDGTPQVPFKTVYVHGLVRDGEGQKMSKSKGNVLDPLDLIDGVDLETLVQKRTTGLMNPKQAAKIEKSTRKEFPEGIQSYGTDAVRFTFCALANTGRDIKFDMKRVEGYRNFANKIWNATRFVMMNCEEQVIGQEVRQDLWELPEQWIVSRLQKAQQAVQTAFATYRLDLAAQAIYEFIWNEYCDWYVELTKPVLNDENVSVERKAEVRRVLLSVMEASLRLAHPLMPYLTEEIWQTLAPKLNIVGETIMLAQYPVADQALINDQAEADMQWLQGLIGAVRNIRGEMGLGNARLLPVLLQNTTDAEKAQIARIEPLFKALAKVESITFLADAEQPPLSSSSVVGHVSVFVPMKGLIDPKAELGRLQKDLDKVQKQHDQIATKLANEGFVAKAPAAVVEGEKVKLAEFADQLAKIKANMEQIAAL; this comes from the coding sequence ATGACTGATTCAGCGCAAAATATCGCGACAACCTACGATCCTACTGAGATCGAGAAAAAATGGTACCAAACTTGGGAAGAGCGTGGTTATTTCAAGCCTTCTAAAAACGGTGAATCGTTTTGTATTATGATTCCGCCGCCAAACGTCACTGGTAGCTTGCACATGGGTCATGGTTTCAACAATGCCATTATGGATGCGTTGACCCGTTATAACCGTATGTCAGGCAAAAATACGCTTTGGCAACCGGGGACTGACCACGCAGGTATTGCAACCCAAATGGTTGTGGAACGTCAGTTGGGTGCAGAAGGCATTAGCCGTCATGATCTTGGTCGTGAAAAGTTCATCGAAAAAGTTTGGGAATGGAAAGAACAATCTGGCGGTAACATTACTCGCCAAATTCGTCGTCTAGGCTCATCTGTAGACTGGTCACGTGAACGCTTTACCATGGATGATGGTTTATCAAACGCAGTGAAAGAAGTGTTTGTTAAACTGCATGAAGATGGTTTGATCTACCGTGGTAAACGCCTTGTAAACTGGGATCCGAAACTCCAAACGGCGCTTTCTGACTTAGAAGTTGAGTCTGATAAAGAAGAACAAGGTTCGCTTTGGCACTTCAAATACTTCTTTGAAGATAAATCGCTTCGTACCCACGATGGTAAAGATCACATCGTTGTTGCAACCACTCGTCCTGAAACATTATTAGGTGATACTGCGGTTGCGGTTGCGCTTGATGATGAACGCTATGCCGACTTGGTGGGTAAAAATATTATCCTGCCAATTACAGGTCGTGCGGTTCCAATCGTTAAAGACGAATATGTCGATAAAGCATTCGGTACAGGCTGTGTAAAAATTACCCCTGCACATGACTTCAATGACTATGAAGTGGGTAAACGTTGCGAATTGCCAATCATCAACATCTTCAACAAAAATGCGGAAGTGTTGAGCGATTTTGAATATATCGCAAAAGCGGGCGAACAAATTTCTAAAACCATTCCTGCACCTAGTGACTACATTGGTTTAGAGCGTTTTGAAGCACGTAAAAAACTCGTTGCTCAAGCGGAAGCTGAAGGTTGGTTAGATCAAATTCAGCCATATACGCTTAAGCCACCTCGTGGTGACCGTTCAGGTGTCATCGTTGAGCCGTTATTGACGGATCAATGGTATGTGAAGATTGCGCCACTTGCTGAACCTGCAATCAAAGCCGTGAAAGATGGCGACATCAAATTTGTACCTGAGCAATACAGCAACATGTACATGGCTTGGATGAACAACATTCAAGACTGGTGTATCTCGCGTCAATTGTGGTGGGGTCACCGTATCCCTGCTTGGTACGATGCAGAAGGTAATGTTTACGTTGGTCGTAACGAAGACGAAGTTCGTGCGAAAAACAACATTCCTGCTGATGTTCAATTAGATCAAGATGAAGACGTATTGGATACATGGTTCTCTTCAGGTCTTTGGACATTCTCAACTTTAGGTTGGACTGGCGATGCCAAAAAAGATGCTGAGAATTACTTCTTAAATACCTTCCACCCGACTGATGTGCTTGTAACAGGTTTTGACATCATCTTCTTCTGGGTTGCCCGCATGATCATGATGACCATGCACTTCATGAAAAATGAAGATGGTACACCGCAAGTGCCGTTTAAAACTGTGTATGTACACGGTTTGGTACGTGATGGCGAAGGTCAGAAGATGTCTAAATCTAAGGGTAACGTGCTTGACCCATTAGATTTGATTGACGGTGTGGATCTTGAAACTTTAGTACAAAAACGTACTACAGGTTTGATGAACCCAAAACAAGCGGCGAAGATTGAAAAATCTACTCGTAAAGAATTCCCTGAAGGTATTCAATCTTACGGTACAGATGCCGTTCGTTTCACATTCTGTGCGCTTGCTAACACCGGTCGTGACATCAAGTTCGACATGAAACGTGTTGAAGGTTACCGTAACTTTGCCAACAAAATCTGGAACGCAACCCGTTTCGTGATGATGAATTGCGAAGAGCAAGTGATTGGTCAAGAAGTACGTCAAGACCTTTGGGAATTGCCTGAACAATGGATCGTGAGCCGTTTACAAAAAGCGCAACAAGCGGTGCAAACAGCATTTGCGACCTATCGTTTAGACTTGGCTGCACAAGCGATTTACGAGTTCATTTGGAATGAATACTGTGACTGGTATGTAGAGCTGACTAAGCCTGTTCTGAATGATGAAAATGTATCGGTTGAGCGTAAAGCTGAAGTGCGTCGTGTGCTTCTTTCTGTGATGGAAGCGTCTTTACGTTTGGCTCACCCGTTAATGCCTTACTTAACAGAAGAAATCTGGCAAACACTTGCGCCGAAACTGAACATCGTTGGCGAAACAATTATGTTGGCGCAATACCCAGTTGCTGACCAAGCGCTTATCAACGACCAAGCTGAAGCAGATATGCAATGGCTTCAAGGTCTGATTGGTGCGGTACGTAACATCCGTGGTGAGATGGGTCTAGGTAATGCGCGCTTGTTGCCTGTTCTGCTTCAAAACACCACTGATGCTGAAAAAGCGCAAATCGCACGTATTGAACCGTTGTTTAAAGCATTGGCAAAAGTTGAAAGCATTACTTTCCTTGCAGATGCTGAACAACCGCCATTGTCTTCATCAAGTGTTGTTGGTCATGTGTCTGTATTCGTTCCTATGAAGGGCTTAATTGATCCTAAAGCGGAATTGGGTCGTCTACAAAAAGACCTAGACAAAGTTCAAAAGCAACATGACCAAATTGCAACTAAACTTGCCAATGAAGGTTTTGTGGCGAAAGCACCTGCTGCTGTGGTTGAAGGCGAGAAAGTGAAGCTTGCTGAGTTTGCTGATCAGTTAGCGAAGATTAAAGCGAATATGGAGCAAATTGCAGCGCTTTAA
- a CDS encoding SDR family NAD(P)-dependent oxidoreductase, whose protein sequence is MDNLQGKVVWITGASSGIGKALAYECAAQGAQVILTARRYEELENVRLSLPKPEQHVSIAVDITDDAQVEAAYQKVLLAKGRIDWLINNAGLSQRALIADTSMQTERAIMELDYFSQVFLTKTVLPTFLAQKSGRIVFVSSVAGLLGTQYRASYSAAKAAIHMWANSLRAEVAAQGVDVSVLFPGFVKTNVSINALDGAGKPQGYDNDATANGLEADDFARQSVQALLAGQEYVVIGGSKEKLGVWVSRLSPKTLYKMIRKMKVK, encoded by the coding sequence ATGGACAATTTACAAGGCAAAGTGGTGTGGATTACAGGTGCATCTTCAGGGATTGGTAAAGCACTGGCTTATGAATGTGCAGCCCAAGGCGCGCAAGTCATTTTAACTGCACGTCGTTATGAAGAACTCGAAAATGTGCGTCTGAGTTTGCCTAAACCTGAGCAGCATGTCTCGATTGCCGTAGACATTACCGACGATGCACAAGTCGAAGCTGCCTACCAAAAAGTGTTGCTCGCAAAAGGTCGCATTGATTGGCTGATCAATAATGCAGGTTTAAGCCAGCGCGCTTTAATTGCAGACACCAGCATGCAAACTGAACGTGCGATTATGGAACTCGATTATTTCTCGCAAGTTTTTTTAACCAAAACGGTATTACCTACATTTTTAGCGCAGAAATCAGGACGTATTGTGTTTGTATCCAGTGTTGCAGGTTTATTGGGCACACAATATCGCGCGTCTTATTCGGCAGCCAAAGCCGCGATTCACATGTGGGCAAACAGTTTACGTGCCGAAGTCGCAGCGCAAGGTGTCGATGTTTCGGTGTTATTTCCCGGTTTTGTCAAAACCAATGTCTCAATCAATGCCTTAGATGGGGCAGGGAAACCACAAGGTTATGACAATGACGCAACCGCCAATGGTTTAGAAGCAGATGATTTTGCGCGTCAGTCGGTGCAAGCGCTATTGGCAGGTCAAGAATATGTGGTGATTGGCGGTTCTAAAGAAAAGCTCGGAGTGTGGGTATCGCGGTTATCGCCAAAAACCTTGTATAAAATGATTCGTAAAATGAAAGTGAAGTAA
- a CDS encoding glutaminase, with protein sequence MKTPVPDYLQHVLSACNNNQSGALANYIPELAQADPNKLALALSTIDGTIYSTGDDTLEFTIQSMSKPFAYALALKTLGLNAVLQKVGVEPSGEAFNQISLGQDQLPKNPMINSGAITTHALLPHKKTVSRAEHLRRFLSELAGRELQFDENVYASEVKTAFRNMSIGYMLRTVGVMDEDPEQIVNGYIQQCSIKVTVKDLAAMTSVLANGGIQPKTGKRLLDRAIVRQVLSVMMTCGMYDAAGDWLTTVGIPAKSGVAGGIMGVLPGQVGIAVFSPKLDSHGNSVRGVEIFERLSSDMGLHLMEGTPSAQTILQSRYSIGKKQNVIVYELRGVLQFTESEMLLRFLQDEPQAKNKIILDLTNLTLIHDVGARMLFEGVKRLKEDGHQVIVVDSEGVLSEEQVKGNKRLVVNDTLEHYLAQFEEKK encoded by the coding sequence ATGAAAACACCTGTGCCCGATTATTTACAGCATGTGCTGTCTGCGTGTAATAACAATCAATCTGGGGCATTGGCAAATTATATTCCTGAGCTGGCACAAGCTGACCCCAATAAATTGGCATTAGCATTGTCGACTATTGATGGCACGATCTATTCCACAGGCGATGACACGCTTGAATTTACCATTCAGTCGATGTCAAAACCTTTTGCTTATGCTTTAGCCCTAAAAACCTTAGGGTTAAACGCAGTCCTTCAAAAGGTCGGGGTTGAGCCATCAGGGGAAGCCTTTAATCAAATCTCGCTTGGGCAAGACCAATTGCCAAAAAACCCGATGATTAATTCGGGGGCAATCACCACACACGCATTGCTGCCGCATAAAAAAACCGTATCTCGAGCAGAGCATTTACGCCGTTTTTTGAGTGAACTGGCAGGACGAGAATTGCAGTTTGATGAAAATGTTTATGCATCGGAAGTCAAAACGGCATTTCGCAATATGTCTATCGGTTATATGCTCAGAACCGTCGGTGTGATGGATGAAGACCCTGAACAAATCGTCAATGGTTATATTCAGCAGTGTTCCATTAAGGTCACGGTCAAAGACCTCGCTGCCATGACAAGTGTGCTTGCGAACGGGGGGATACAGCCAAAAACAGGCAAGCGCTTATTAGATCGTGCCATTGTGCGCCAAGTGTTAAGTGTGATGATGACCTGTGGGATGTACGATGCAGCGGGCGATTGGCTGACCACGGTCGGGATTCCTGCCAAAAGTGGCGTTGCCGGTGGCATTATGGGGGTGCTCCCCGGTCAAGTCGGCATTGCGGTGTTTTCACCGAAGCTCGACAGCCATGGTAACAGCGTGCGCGGTGTCGAGATTTTTGAGCGACTCTCGAGCGATATGGGTTTACATTTGATGGAAGGGACACCTTCGGCACAGACCATTTTGCAAAGCCGTTATAGCATCGGCAAAAAACAAAATGTGATTGTCTATGAACTGCGCGGTGTCTTGCAATTTACTGAATCGGAAATGTTATTGCGTTTCTTGCAGGATGAACCTCAGGCTAAAAATAAGATTATCTTGGATTTGACTAATTTGACTTTAATTCATGATGTCGGTGCACGTATGCTGTTTGAAGGCGTAAAGCGCCTAAAAGAAGATGGGCATCAGGTCATTGTCGTAGATTCAGAAGGAGTGCTCAGCGAAGAACAAGTCAAGGGCAATAAACGTTTGGTGGTAAACGACACACTCGAACACTATCTCGCGCAATTTGAAGAAAAGAAATGA